A part of Capsicum annuum cultivar UCD-10X-F1 chromosome 6, UCD10Xv1.1, whole genome shotgun sequence genomic DNA contains:
- the LOC124899647 gene encoding uncharacterized protein LOC124899647, protein MANKDSPSFSLGISQIETQKAIHDSNQIVGFTPGSFDYTKLGFSENRSKQQNNPEKLKILREAFAAKNQNVSLLVKKRSSHNVRIGSAHNINVVDRLNEVMNDEGIRMFRSTCFGSFLDLPNCNFQGSFAIVTGLKCQGSVDDSEYSGLPPCRLQKKYFPNSSSCVKRDKINIPARHFHMVDDGSYSSFSWGKVAFEKFMASISRSMNEVQKFYRLSDLSYALQIWWYECCAKVDESLAVHVHNLIPRMLVYRNITPLPQELSHLDLPNPLIVGSTDNDANVAQAVAVQQQSERTAPTEFEDEFDDFSTPPGVGLLKKMRLDIDSSIDRSEPRVSLDKDKVVPNIEMRDADKTPAASEEKLSLSKSDLDEIKSYVRTYVDMKFNDLQKLMVDQYTGLLGVVKEGFALFDKVAQYPVHESEKGNPNIEVDPPQSVNEHTTDAKSYNIVDVAGQSSKLGVNEGAIEEALKEAESSYAEKLQKDDRHITDAEVVEAIMKERVRESEEALHNTDEYLSEPITLYVPPSRATYPTGINYEDAATIDTCDRQGNIDSQFYISDNDIAAISQVPVCKTNLKYVRKLTSKRNRKPLKVYQSSFVSVFDSESKDKEVIQSHKKLKYLLEGHNINGPYAEDLFSKFSVWMSVGLKGKDEYYTAKHTDLKPTLDFVVAHRVKKIGFITWRNQVIVGMMRDCGLFAAAYAEFLSDRHQIPSSEFDSKKHRTRYASLLWDYGVNKACIEYVSNNQDPPRPKRTFIRSEDTEMIDVEP, encoded by the exons aTGGCTAATAAAGATTCACCCTCATTCAGCTTGGGGATTTCacaaattgaaacacaaaaagcTATTCATGATAGTAATCAGATCGTGGGTTTTACTCCGGGCAGTTTTGATTACACCAAATTAGGTTTTAGTGAAAATCGGTCAAAGCAGCAGAACAATCctgaaaaattaaagattttaagaGAAGCTTTTGCTGCAAAAAATCAA AATGTTAGTTTGCTTGTGAAAAAACGATCTTCCCACAATGTAAGGATTGGTAGTGCACATAATATCAATGTGGTAGATAGGCTTAACGAAGTTATGAATGATGAAGGAATTAGAATGTTCAGAAGTACTTGTTTTGGGTCATTTCTGGACCTACCCAATTGTAATTTTCAAGGATCG TTTGCTATCGTTACTGGCTTGAAATGCCAAGGCAGCGTTGATGATTCTGAGTATTCAGGCCTTCCACCATGTCGactgcaaaaaaaatattttccaaattcgTCATCATGTGTGAAAAGGG ATAAAATTAATATCCCTGCCCGACACTTCCACATGGTGGATGATGGAAGTTATAGTAGTTTTTCATGGGGAAAGGTAGCTTTTGAGAAATTCATGGCTTCTATTAGCCGGTCGATGAATGAGGTCCAAAAGTTTTACCGTCTGAGTGACCTTTCATACGCGCTTCAGATTTGGTGGTACGAATGTTGTGCCAAAGTTGATGAATCACTTGCCGTTCATGTTCACAATTTAATTCCAAGAATG CTTGTATACAGGAATATAACCCCGTTACCACAGGAATTGAGCCATCTTGATTTGCCAAATCCTTTAATAGTTGGTTCAACAGATAATGATGCAAATGTAGCACAGGCAGTAGCTGTACAACAACAATCTGAGAGGACTGCTCCGACTGAATTTGaagatgaatttgatgattttagtacaCCTCCTGGTGTAGGCCTTCTAAAAAAGATGAGGCTTGATATTG ATTCTTCAATTGATCGTTCAGAGCCCCGAGTTTCATTGGATAAAGACAAAGTTGTGCCTAATATTGAGATGAGGGATGCCGATAAAACACCTGCTGCTTCAGAGGAAAAGCTATCACTATCCAAGTCTGATTTGGACGAGATAAAGTCTTATGTTAGGACTTAT GTTGACATGAAATTCAATGATCTCCAAAAGTTGATGGTCGATCAGTATACAGGACTTTTGGGAGTTGTGAAAGAAGGTTTTGCTTTATTTGACAag GTTGCTCAATATCCAGTGCATGAAAGTGAAAAAGGCAACCCGAATATAGAAGTGGATCCTCCTCAATCTGTTAACGAGCACACAACGGATGCTAAAAGTTATAATATTGTAGATGTTGCTGGTCAATCATCTAAATTAGGTGTCAATGAAGGAGCAATTGAGGAAGCTTTGAAG GAAGCTGAGAGTTCGTACGCAGAAAAGCTGCAAAAAGATGATAGGCATATTACAGATGCTGAAGTAGTTGAAGCTATAATGAAAGAACGCGTAAGG GAATCTGAAGAAGCCCTTCATAATACAGATGAATATTTGTCTGAACCTATTACCTTGTACGTACCACCATCGCGTGCTACCTATCCAACAGGGATCAATTATGAAGATGCTGCAACTATTGACACATGTGATCGGCAAGGCAACATTGATAGTCAGTTTTATATTAGCGACAACGATATTGCAGCTATTTCTCAGGTCCCTGTGTGCAAGACTAACCTGAAATATGTAAGGAAGCTTACTTCCAAGAGAAATAGGAAGCCATTAAAAGTATATCAGTCATCATTTGTCAGTGTGTTTGATTCTGagtcaaaagataaagaagtcaTCCAGTCACATAAAAAGTTGAAATATCTGTTAGAAGGTCACAACATTAATGGACCATATGCTGAAGATCTCTTCTCAAAGTTCTCTGTTTGGATGTCAGTTGGACT GAAAGGAAAGGATGAGTACTACACGGCCAAACACACTGATCTAAAACCAACTCTTGATTTTGTAGTTGCACACCGAGTGaaaaaaattggttttattaCATGGCGCAATCAAGTAattgttggaatgatgag GGATTGTGGCTTGTTTGCTGCAGCATATGCTGAATTTTTAAGTGACCGGCATCAAATACCATCTTCAGAGTTTGATTCGAAAAAACATCGTACAAGATACGCATCCTTGCTATGGGACTATGGTGTGAACAAGGCGTGTATTGAATATGTTAGTAACAACCAAGATCCGCCTAGGCCTAAACGCACCTTCATTCGATCTGAGGATACAGAGATGATTGATGTTGAACCGTAG